In the Ursus arctos isolate Adak ecotype North America unplaced genomic scaffold, UrsArc2.0 scaffold_5, whole genome shotgun sequence genome, one interval contains:
- the LOC113248063 gene encoding olfactory receptor 5V1-like — MDIYNLTTVTQFILIGLSDLPEVRYPLFVVFAIIYQVTLVGNGAILLAIGTEKKLHTPMYYFLVNLSLLDIFCPSATVPKMLENLLTEQQSISFLGCAFQLYFLVALAGTEVFLLAVMAYDRYVAICLPLRYMLIMTKVRCVQLTAGTWAAGFLNSLLHTVSTFRLSFCKSNRVNQYYCDIPPVMALSCSSTYVAEMLVLVVGGILGISAFLITFVSYIYIISTILKIQSVEGKHKAFSTCASHLLVVCLFYGTTIFTYCRPFSSQHSPARDRLISMLYGVITPMLNPMIYSLKNVEVKEALRRLLCHRACLQQL, encoded by the coding sequence atggaTATTTACAATCTAACCACCGTGACTCAGTTTATCCTCATAGGGCTCTCTGACCTCCCTGAGGTGCGCTACCCTCTCTTCGTGGTCTTTGCCATCATCTATCAGGTCACCTTGGTAGGAAATGGGGCCATTCTCTTGGCCATTGGGACTGAGAAGAAGCTACATACACCCATGTATTACTTTTTGGTAAATTTATCCCTCTTAGACATATTCTGCCCATCAGCTACTGTCCCCAAGATGTTGGAGAACCTCCTGACTGAGCAGCAAAGCATTTCCTTCCTTGGATGTGCTTTTCAGCTTTATTTCCTGGTGGCCCTGGCAGGGACTGAAGTCTTCCTTCTCGCTGTCATGGCTTATGACCGGTATGTGGCCATCTGCTTACCCCTTCGTTACATGCTCATAATGACCAAGGTTCGCTGCGTCCAGCTGACAGCTGGGACCTGGgcagcagggtttctcaactccCTCCTCCATACGGTGTCCACATTCCGCCTGTCTTTTTGCAAATCCAACAGAGTTAACCAATACTATTGCGACATCCCACCAGTGATGGCCCTCTCATGCTCATCCACTTATGTAGCTGAAATGCTTGTTTTAGTGGTAGGAGGCATCCTGGGGATAAGTGCCTTCCTAATCACGTTTGTCTCTTATATCTACATCATATCCACCATTCTAAAGATCCAGTCAGTGGAAGGGAAGCACAAAGCCTTCTCCACATGTGCTTCCCACCTCCTAGTGGTCTGTCTGTTCTATGGCACAACAATATTTACCTACTGTCGGCCCTTCTCCAGTCAACACTCTCCAGCCAGAGACAGACTCATCTCCATGCTATATGGGGTTATTACCCCAATGTTAAATCCCATGATCTACAGCCTGAAAAACGTGGAGGTCAAAGAAGCACTCAGAAGGCTTCTATGTCACAGAGCATGTTTGCAGCAATTATAA